In Fluviispira sanaruensis, a genomic segment contains:
- a CDS encoding APC family permease: protein MQLKRNISKTSLLFLSIGSIVGSGWLFGSFYTAQLAGPAAIVAWMLGGLFVAIIALTFAELSTMLPLSGGSIAYSLMSHGKMAGAIFGWITWLWTMVVVPIEVQAVMQYASNYIPNVTERVNNADVLTTRGLLVATALMALLSIINVIGVKFMAETNKMVVIWKLIIPIAVAYLLLTTKIHPENLSSHDFAPFGFNGILSGIAIGGVSFSFFGFQTAIFLAGEAKNPQKSIPFALFGSLFACMILYSVLQLGFIISLNPNSLVNGWGQISFTGDAGPFAGIFIGLGLAFMVKVLYFDAILSPLGTAVGFVASSSRILYSMSLQNDAPKAFAKVNRFSIPWLAIVANFIIGMLFFLPFSGWQSMVAFLSAAIVVSLACGPICLPIFRKKFPNILRPFKLPFANAISFIAFYICNLLLQWSGWNTVWKLQCAVGLGVFIVIGSHYFAKDSAQEKLHMKSFSWIILYLILSTITSYLGTFGGGIALISMQMDFIVILITSAIIFYVAQKSAISDEESNELYEKLISEHLKKKNL, encoded by the coding sequence ATGCAACTTAAAAGAAATATATCAAAAACCAGTCTTCTTTTTTTATCAATTGGCTCGATCGTTGGTTCTGGATGGCTGTTTGGTTCATTCTACACCGCCCAACTGGCTGGACCAGCAGCTATCGTTGCTTGGATGCTAGGAGGTTTATTTGTTGCTATTATTGCTCTGACATTTGCTGAGCTTTCAACAATGTTACCACTCAGCGGCGGATCAATCGCTTACTCACTCATGAGTCATGGAAAAATGGCTGGTGCCATTTTTGGTTGGATAACTTGGCTTTGGACAATGGTTGTTGTGCCTATAGAGGTTCAAGCCGTTATGCAATACGCTTCAAATTATATTCCAAACGTCACGGAACGCGTAAACAATGCAGATGTCTTGACTACAAGAGGTCTATTGGTAGCCACTGCCCTTATGGCACTTTTATCTATCATTAATGTTATCGGTGTGAAATTTATGGCGGAAACCAACAAGATGGTTGTCATTTGGAAATTAATTATTCCTATTGCTGTTGCTTATCTTTTGTTAACAACAAAAATTCACCCAGAAAACTTAAGTTCGCACGATTTTGCTCCGTTTGGCTTTAATGGAATATTATCTGGAATTGCTATCGGTGGCGTGAGCTTTTCTTTTTTTGGCTTTCAAACGGCAATCTTTCTTGCAGGCGAAGCAAAAAATCCTCAGAAATCTATTCCTTTTGCACTTTTTGGCTCTCTCTTTGCTTGCATGATTTTGTATTCAGTACTTCAGCTTGGTTTCATTATATCTCTGAATCCAAACTCCTTAGTTAATGGATGGGGTCAAATTAGTTTTACAGGTGATGCAGGCCCATTTGCCGGTATATTTATTGGTTTAGGCCTCGCATTTATGGTTAAAGTTCTTTATTTTGACGCCATTTTATCACCCCTCGGAACTGCTGTTGGATTTGTTGCTTCTTCTTCCAGAATTCTATATTCAATGAGTTTACAAAATGATGCGCCAAAAGCCTTTGCGAAAGTGAATCGTTTTTCTATTCCTTGGCTTGCTATCGTAGCTAATTTTATCATTGGCATGCTGTTCTTTCTTCCCTTTTCAGGTTGGCAATCCATGGTGGCATTTTTATCTGCAGCCATTGTCGTATCACTTGCTTGTGGACCGATATGTCTCCCGATTTTTAGAAAAAAATTCCCAAATATCCTTAGACCATTTAAGCTGCCGTTTGCAAACGCTATATCATTTATTGCTTTTTATATCTGCAACTTATTATTGCAATGGAGTGGTTGGAACACAGTCTGGAAACTTCAATGTGCAGTTGGATTAGGTGTCTTTATCGTAATAGGTTCACACTATTTTGCGAAAGATTCTGCTCAGGAAAAACTGCATATGAAATCTTTCTCTTGGATAATTCTTTATCTTATTTTATCTACAATTACTTCTTATTTAGGAACATTTGGCGGTGGTATTGCTTTAATAAGTATGCAGATGGATTTTATAGTAATTCTGATAACAAGCGCAATTATTTTTTATGTAGCACAAAAATCAGCTATATCAGATGAAGAATCGAATGAATTGTATGAAAAATTAATCTCCGAACATTTAAAAAAGAAGAATCTTTAA
- a CDS encoding RluA family pseudouridine synthase, with product MLKSKSAKITDLYIGERFDVAAAALFQELSRKKIKSIIDAGGAYINKKRISIAKTQLKSGDKIELFWEEIQKKQENSTEKEYSIKNTLGTSITQKTFIFENENFFVIDKPAGIASQSTLSSSKDTIFYALNAYDAKKYKIENMFLVHRLDKDTSGLMIIAKNKDAQKKFEDLFKEKNIEKTYDALVFFTPKKVDGKINFPIAKDSSRKNCYFAVTNPNSKIKDIKQAETFYNVEKVFGKNEVSLIQCKPKTGRTHQIRVHLSALGCPLLGDKTYSQNIHGHRYLQLALRHMLHASHLKFTLDGENFEFNATIPDDFRRIIKIVESIQ from the coding sequence ATGTTAAAGTCGAAGAGTGCAAAAATAACTGATTTATATATTGGAGAAAGATTTGACGTTGCTGCTGCTGCATTGTTTCAAGAATTAAGTCGCAAAAAAATAAAATCTATAATTGATGCAGGTGGAGCTTATATAAATAAAAAAAGAATATCAATAGCAAAGACGCAATTAAAATCAGGTGACAAAATTGAGTTATTTTGGGAAGAAATACAAAAAAAACAGGAAAACTCTACGGAAAAAGAGTATTCAATAAAAAATACGCTTGGGACATCGATCACACAAAAAACGTTTATATTTGAAAATGAGAATTTTTTTGTTATTGATAAACCAGCGGGTATTGCATCTCAATCAACGTTATCATCAAGTAAAGATACAATCTTTTATGCACTTAATGCTTATGATGCGAAAAAATATAAAATTGAAAATATGTTCCTTGTACATAGATTAGATAAAGACACATCTGGCTTAATGATAATTGCTAAAAACAAAGATGCGCAAAAGAAATTTGAAGATCTTTTCAAAGAAAAAAATATTGAAAAAACGTATGATGCACTTGTATTTTTTACTCCAAAAAAAGTGGACGGTAAAATTAATTTTCCAATTGCAAAGGATAGCTCAAGAAAAAATTGTTACTTTGCAGTGACTAACCCTAATTCAAAAATTAAGGATATCAAACAGGCTGAGACGTTTTATAATGTAGAAAAAGTATTTGGAAAAAATGAAGTTTCTTTAATTCAATGCAAACCAAAAACAGGGAGAACGCATCAAATTCGCGTACATCTTTCTGCTCTTGGTTGTCCACTTTTAGGAGATAAAACATACTCGCAGAATATTCATGGACATCGCTATTTACAACTCGCATTGCGGCATATGTTGCATGCAAGTCATCTCAAATTTACCTTGGATGGAGAAAATTTTGAGTTTAATGCTACAATTCCAGATGACTTCAGACGTATAATAAAAATTGTTGAAAGCATTCAATAA
- the icd gene encoding isocitrate dehydrogenase (NADP(+)) — MAYKLITVPQGGAAIKVDSTGKLQVPDNPVIPYIEGDGTGPDIWKASQLVFDAAVLKAYGGKKKIHWMEVPAGEKSFNGNGNWLPDETIDAIKEYRVAIKGPLTTPVGGGIRSLNVALRQILDLYQCVRPVRWYTNVPSPVREPQKVNMCIFRENTEDIYAGIEFKAGSDDQKKLRDFLVNTLGKKVREDSGLGIKPISEFGSKRLVRAAINYAIKNKCKSVTLVHKGNIMKFTEGAFRDWGYEVAKTEFRDQCVTWEECGGKAPAGKIIVKDAIADNMFQQALLRPDEYEVLACTNLNGDYLSDALAAQVGGLGIAPGANIGDGYALFEATHGTAPKYAGQDKVNPGSVILSGNMMFEYLGWIEVVQMIEKAFEKTLAQKIVTYDFARQLEGAKEVKCSEFAKAIISNL; from the coding sequence ATGGCTTATAAATTGATTACGGTTCCACAAGGTGGTGCGGCAATTAAAGTGGATTCAACTGGTAAATTACAAGTTCCAGATAATCCAGTTATTCCTTATATTGAAGGAGATGGTACAGGTCCTGATATCTGGAAAGCTTCTCAACTCGTTTTTGATGCTGCGGTTTTAAAAGCTTATGGTGGTAAGAAAAAAATTCATTGGATGGAAGTTCCTGCGGGAGAAAAATCATTTAATGGCAATGGAAATTGGCTTCCAGACGAAACAATCGACGCAATAAAAGAATATAGAGTTGCCATTAAAGGCCCCCTTACAACCCCTGTAGGAGGAGGTATTAGAAGTTTAAATGTGGCCTTGAGACAGATTCTTGATTTATATCAATGCGTGCGCCCCGTGCGTTGGTACACCAACGTGCCATCGCCAGTGCGTGAGCCACAAAAAGTAAATATGTGTATTTTCCGTGAAAATACTGAAGATATTTATGCTGGTATAGAGTTCAAAGCGGGAAGTGATGATCAGAAAAAATTACGTGATTTTCTGGTAAACACTCTTGGTAAGAAAGTACGTGAAGATTCTGGTCTGGGAATCAAACCAATCAGTGAATTTGGTTCAAAACGACTTGTACGTGCGGCAATAAATTATGCAATTAAAAATAAATGCAAAAGTGTTACTTTAGTGCATAAAGGTAACATTATGAAGTTCACTGAAGGTGCTTTCCGTGATTGGGGCTATGAAGTTGCTAAAACTGAATTCCGTGATCAATGTGTCACTTGGGAAGAATGCGGTGGTAAAGCTCCAGCAGGAAAAATAATTGTCAAAGATGCAATTGCAGACAATATGTTTCAACAAGCTTTGCTTCGTCCAGATGAATATGAAGTCCTTGCTTGTACAAATTTAAATGGAGATTATCTCTCCGACGCTCTTGCTGCACAAGTGGGTGGTCTTGGTATCGCTCCTGGTGCAAATATTGGAGATGGATATGCTTTATTTGAAGCAACCCATGGAACTGCACCAAAATATGCTGGTCAAGACAAAGTAAATCCAGGTTCCGTTATTTTAAGTGGAAACATGATGTTTGAATATCTTGGTTGGATTGAAGTTGTACAAATGATTGAAAAAGCATTTGAAAAAACTTTGGCGCAAAAAATTGTTACTTATGATTTTGCACGTCAACTTGAAGGGGCGAAAGAAGTTAAATGTTCGGAATTTGCCAAAGCAATTATTTCGAATTTATAA
- a CDS encoding YkgJ family cysteine cluster protein encodes MDYKTAITELIPYIDNTYNEYEVSSKNSLKQFLIDFPNENITCQKGCGACCHFPIIPATAGEAFVLLNKLLATGYNLNNLAEMLFKYKDQYFEFTKKNGKLPLIDSDQKAFLQEKLPCPFLLKKDDSIHSGSCGIFDYRPLICDFYNSIDSPKLCELKSEHRSVDSIALNGSIAQDKIRQYERNLFGRSTIGHLPLLLAALCTKEGLGSFLLEKKLSENELKEEYAQELNDFSLYYELLKSIDYTLTEKDFLAIEEAQSDLIEKLS; translated from the coding sequence ATGGATTATAAGACAGCAATCACAGAATTAATACCCTATATTGATAATACCTATAATGAATATGAAGTCTCCAGTAAAAATTCATTGAAACAATTTTTAATCGATTTTCCAAATGAAAATATTACCTGCCAGAAAGGCTGTGGTGCCTGCTGTCACTTCCCAATCATACCAGCAACTGCAGGAGAAGCATTTGTCTTACTCAATAAATTGCTTGCGACTGGTTACAATCTTAATAATCTTGCAGAAATGTTATTTAAATACAAAGATCAATATTTTGAGTTTACAAAAAAAAATGGGAAATTACCCTTAATCGATTCAGATCAAAAAGCATTTTTACAGGAAAAACTACCCTGTCCATTTCTTTTAAAAAAAGATGACTCAATACATTCTGGATCCTGTGGAATTTTTGACTATCGTCCACTGATCTGTGACTTTTACAATAGCATTGATTCTCCAAAACTGTGCGAATTAAAAAGTGAGCACAGAAGCGTTGATAGCATTGCTCTCAATGGCTCTATTGCGCAAGATAAAATTCGCCAATATGAGCGTAATCTTTTTGGTAGAAGCACCATTGGGCATTTGCCACTGTTACTTGCTGCTTTGTGTACAAAAGAAGGATTGGGCTCATTTTTATTAGAAAAAAAACTTTCTGAAAATGAACTTAAAGAAGAATATGCGCAAGAATTAAATGATTTTTCCCTTTATTATGAATTATTAAAAAGTATTGATTACACTTTAACTGAAAAAGATTTTTTAGCGATAGAAGAGGCTCAATCAGACTTAATTGAAAAACTATCTTGA
- a CDS encoding sensor histidine kinase — MNIHSRMYKLILWIIFSIVIAVSGSALENSIMNEGVLFSNKFFGSSVYLFFSAVILNVILLLLFVFLTFRSGVKLIVDNSRGVFGSKLNTKLVTAFLFFSLLPTVVLLYMSTKFVNTNFEKWLPANFVETTEETLNSEAAYQAQIYSLINSQSPNKDNFQVYDFVKEKKSKKLLHLSKKAQTLESDIKKSLEKNNSAYHIKASWFEFGTERMILIAENSNYIYGIISPKMLHPQWLLLKNEYPESVSSAKVIRLSYYIMLGVITLLIIFSATWLGFTIAREITVPLQVLANATESVSHGNYSVKIDDIVSDDEMGKLALSFRSMVSDLKQEKERVDLFSDELKRKAEELTIKSEYNEVLLKNVNAAVIVLSANLYVETWNQRAENLFNNKEGDVIGTHISKVFAEKDFQQIILKSLSDVSNSLLKRVEMEWSGFLFDKEYQLQISISLICSPRGKVGKIIFINDISDFAKAQRLAAWKDVASRIAHEIKNPLTPIKLGAQRLEKKYTNYFIGNDRETFKESIKVILQSTESIKILVDEFIKYARMPHSMLIEGNIVEAIYMAMRGFVGNTENISLIFEVFVNDNMYRYENEDKIDYLPEILCNFDSNQITRLFVNLIANAVTVSAEKVTPVIISIYAKKNDNILRIMVKDSGSGLTSDVKSRIFEPYFSTKKTGMGLGLAIVKQIVDEHFGHISVEENHPNGTIFTVDIPKGINFIKEEI, encoded by the coding sequence ATGAATATTCATTCACGTATGTATAAATTAATCCTCTGGATTATTTTTTCAATTGTAATTGCCGTGTCTGGAAGTGCGTTGGAAAATAGTATAATGAATGAGGGAGTTCTTTTTAGCAACAAATTTTTTGGTAGCTCAGTTTATTTATTTTTCTCAGCAGTGATATTAAATGTCATTCTTCTGCTTCTCTTCGTATTTTTAACTTTTAGGAGTGGTGTAAAACTGATTGTTGATAATTCGCGCGGGGTTTTTGGAAGTAAATTAAATACCAAGCTTGTCACTGCATTCTTATTTTTCTCTTTATTACCAACGGTTGTATTGCTTTATATGTCAACAAAATTTGTCAACACAAATTTTGAAAAATGGTTGCCTGCAAATTTTGTTGAAACAACAGAAGAAACATTAAATAGTGAAGCAGCCTATCAAGCACAGATTTATTCTTTAATTAATTCACAATCTCCTAATAAGGATAATTTTCAAGTATATGATTTTGTAAAAGAAAAAAAGAGCAAAAAATTATTACATCTTTCAAAAAAAGCTCAGACATTAGAATCTGATATAAAAAAGAGCCTTGAAAAAAATAATTCAGCTTATCATATTAAAGCCTCTTGGTTTGAGTTTGGGACAGAGCGAATGATTTTAATTGCTGAGAATTCTAATTATATTTATGGGATTATATCACCAAAAATGCTCCATCCTCAATGGCTATTATTAAAGAACGAATATCCAGAATCTGTAAGTTCTGCAAAAGTTATTAGACTTTCCTATTATATAATGCTTGGTGTTATTACGCTTCTTATTATATTTTCTGCAACATGGCTTGGTTTTACTATTGCAAGAGAAATCACCGTGCCTCTGCAAGTTCTAGCAAATGCAACTGAAAGCGTTTCTCATGGAAATTATTCTGTGAAAATAGATGATATTGTATCGGATGATGAAATGGGTAAACTTGCCCTCAGTTTTCGTTCAATGGTAAGTGATTTAAAACAAGAAAAAGAAAGAGTAGATTTATTTTCTGATGAATTAAAGCGGAAAGCAGAAGAATTGACAATTAAATCTGAGTATAATGAAGTATTGCTAAAAAATGTGAATGCTGCAGTTATAGTTTTGAGTGCAAATCTTTATGTAGAGACTTGGAATCAAAGAGCGGAAAATCTTTTCAATAATAAAGAGGGAGATGTCATTGGGACTCATATTTCAAAAGTTTTTGCCGAAAAAGATTTTCAGCAAATTATTTTAAAATCGCTTTCTGATGTTTCGAATTCACTGCTAAAAAGAGTGGAAATGGAATGGAGTGGTTTTCTTTTTGATAAAGAATATCAGTTGCAGATATCTATTAGTTTAATCTGTTCCCCTAGAGGAAAAGTGGGAAAAATAATTTTTATCAATGATATATCTGATTTTGCAAAGGCACAGCGATTGGCAGCATGGAAAGATGTTGCAAGTCGTATTGCCCATGAAATTAAAAATCCTTTAACTCCGATTAAATTGGGAGCGCAAAGACTTGAGAAAAAGTATACAAATTATTTTATTGGGAATGATAGGGAGACATTCAAAGAATCGATAAAAGTTATCTTACAAAGCACAGAAAGTATAAAAATATTGGTAGATGAATTTATAAAATATGCAAGAATGCCTCATTCAATGTTAATAGAAGGAAACATAGTTGAAGCAATTTATATGGCAATGCGTGGTTTTGTTGGAAATACAGAAAATATATCTCTTATTTTTGAAGTTTTTGTAAATGATAATATGTATCGTTATGAAAACGAGGATAAAATTGATTACTTACCTGAAATTCTTTGTAATTTTGATAGCAATCAAATAACTCGTTTATTTGTTAATTTAATAGCGAATGCCGTAACAGTATCAGCTGAAAAAGTTACGCCAGTTATAATTTCGATTTATGCTAAAAAAAATGATAATATTTTACGAATAATGGTAAAAGATTCTGGTTCTGGACTTACATCTGATGTTAAATCAAGAATTTTTGAACCATATTTTAGCACTAAAAAAACAGGAATGGGCCTTGGACTTGCGATCGTCAAACAAATAGTTGATGAGCATTTTGGTCATATTTCAGTGGAAGAAAATCATCCTAATGGAACAATTTTTACTGTAGATATTCCAAAAGGAATTAATTTTATTAAAGAGGAAATATGA
- a CDS encoding sigma-54-dependent transcriptional regulator: MSDYFGKILVIDDEKDICSTLSGILCDEGHKVLTANNAESGLKIAKKELPDVCFLDVWLPDIEGTEVLERLKIVNPDLSIIMMSGHANIETAVKCTRLGAMDFIEKPLSLDKVLLSVQNLLRIKNLQFENQNLKNRVEKKYTLLGKSESLQHIISAIDMVAKKNTTILITGENGTGKENVSRLIHEKSNRRNKPFIAINCAAIPEDLIESELFGHEKGAFTGAIGIKRGKFELAHNGTLFLDEIGDMSLKTQSKLLRALQEHNIERLGSDETISVDTRIIAATNKNLEEEIKKGNFREDLFYRINVIPIHLPPLRNRKEDIELISSHYLSLYSVENSIKNKILSPQAIQVLKAYPWPGNVRELKNIMERLSIMVKEDIIEPNHLPYPIHSARADKHEEEFHLFSSDDFREARAKFEKIFIQKKLESYDGNVSKTAESMGMERSHLYRKMKQLGLINEIEKLSEEDKLE, translated from the coding sequence ATGAGCGATTACTTCGGAAAAATATTAGTCATTGATGATGAAAAGGATATTTGTTCTACTCTATCTGGGATATTATGTGATGAAGGCCATAAAGTTTTAACTGCAAATAATGCAGAGTCAGGTTTGAAAATTGCTAAAAAAGAACTGCCTGATGTTTGTTTTTTAGATGTATGGTTGCCTGATATTGAAGGGACTGAAGTCCTTGAGCGTTTAAAAATTGTAAATCCTGATCTCTCCATAATTATGATGAGTGGACATGCAAACATCGAAACAGCAGTCAAATGCACACGTTTAGGAGCGATGGATTTTATAGAAAAACCTCTCAGTCTAGACAAGGTTTTACTGAGTGTTCAAAACTTATTAAGAATTAAAAATTTACAATTTGAAAATCAAAATTTGAAAAATCGAGTTGAAAAGAAATATACCCTTTTAGGCAAATCGGAATCGTTGCAGCATATTATCTCAGCGATTGATATGGTAGCAAAAAAAAACACAACGATACTCATTACAGGTGAAAATGGCACAGGTAAAGAAAATGTATCAAGATTGATTCATGAAAAATCGAATCGAAGAAATAAACCTTTTATTGCCATTAATTGTGCAGCTATACCTGAAGATTTAATTGAAAGTGAATTATTTGGTCATGAAAAGGGAGCTTTTACTGGAGCCATAGGAATTAAACGTGGAAAATTTGAATTGGCTCACAATGGCACTCTTTTTCTTGATGAAATAGGAGATATGAGTTTAAAAACACAAAGTAAATTGCTGCGTGCGTTACAAGAACATAACATAGAGAGACTTGGTTCTGATGAAACAATATCTGTCGACACAAGAATTATAGCTGCAACAAATAAAAATCTTGAAGAAGAAATTAAGAAAGGAAATTTTAGAGAAGACTTATTTTATAGAATTAATGTAATTCCAATCCATTTACCTCCATTACGAAATCGTAAGGAAGATATTGAACTTATATCATCTCACTATTTATCTCTATATTCAGTTGAAAATAGTATTAAAAATAAAATTCTTTCACCGCAAGCAATTCAAGTTCTAAAAGCATATCCTTGGCCAGGTAATGTGCGAGAGCTAAAAAATATCATGGAAAGATTGTCAATTATGGTCAAAGAAGATATTATAGAGCCCAATCATTTGCCATACCCTATTCACTCTGCACGAGCTGACAAGCATGAAGAAGAGTTTCATCTTTTTTCTTCTGATGATTTTCGTGAAGCAAGAGCAAAGTTTGAAAAGATTTTTATTCAGAAAAAGCTTGAGTCTTATGATGGAAATGTGTCAAAAACAGCGGAGTCTATGGGAATGGAGCGAAGTCATTTGTATAGAAAAATGAAGCAATTGGGATTGATAAATGAAATTGAAAAATTATCAGAAGAGGATAAATTAGAATGA